One window from the genome of Hydractinia symbiolongicarpus strain clone_291-10 chromosome 1, HSymV2.1, whole genome shotgun sequence encodes:
- the LOC130631220 gene encoding uncharacterized protein LOC130631220 isoform X1, with amino-acid sequence MSIKEMLIDEGGIDNATILDHDYACEYPVKNIIEKEGRLIADVTDEISDEDIIRCVSEPTTEFNNKEQADGTYSATGLNIKAEEKQTKKIDNDEMEMYSNTNGVCFCAATVHEQMVALKSVETKKIVLSLFPEFGSTPVTDVLLKEALHSSVNDEVIYTYLCILSRQSKHKSVKIITPGEMSLIFDEPASKMKQRDITKYDQIIGCRCSGYHWTLSVVIPSASTIIYFNPLGELPEEIVMVEQQWNSYLAAKYQIEDNFNVEIVPHARQKDSISCGVYCLKFAECLILEKQEVPITLTTSSVTTYREEIVKKLLEEGGQERWCNSVCRVCGKAEGPKVQGKPTDAWVCCDTCLPARWYHQQCLHKSLRKSYSNFPFNCDMLQVAPPEFNEKLWTVQKNEKVEVLVIKDEDINNNQDTGTVKKNVNEVDEGCFVIKRKNNYMRKCAGCGGDFTGTDVCVMTTELRLLRGE; translated from the exons ATGTCTATTAAAGAAATGCTGATAGATGAAGGTGGTATTGATAACG CTACCATTCTCGACCATGACTATGCTTGCGAATAtccagttaaaaatattatagaaaaag AAGGGCGTTTAATAGCTGATGTCACAGATGAAATATCTGATGAAGATATTATAAGATGCG tttCTGAACCAACAACAGAATTTAACAACAAGGAACAGGCTGATGGTACTTATAGCG CTACTGGCCTAAATATCAAAGCTGAAGAGAAGCAGACAAAAAAGATCGATAACG ATGAAATGGAAATGTATTCGAACACAAATGGGGTGTGTTTTTGTGCAGCAACGGTTCATGAAC AAATGGTTGCGTTGAAATCAGTggaaacaaagaaaattgttCTCAGCCTGTTTCCTGAATTTGGAAGTACTCCGGTAACAGATGTTTTACTAAAGGAAGCTCTGCATAGCTCTGTAAATGACGAAGTCATATACACCTATTTGTGTATTCTTTCCCGGCAAAGTAAACATAAG AGTGTAAAGATTATTACTCCAGGCGAGATGTCTCTGATTTTTGATGAACCAgcgtcaaaaatgaaacag CGTGATATAACAAAATACGATCAAATTATTGGTTGTCGTTGTTCAGGATACCACTGGACGCTTTCG GTTGTTATTCCATCTGCTTCAACCATAATTTACTTTAACCCACTCGGTGAATTACCTGAAGAAATTGTAATGGTTGAACAGCAATGGAA TTCTTATCTTGCGGCGAAATATCAAATAGAAGATAACTTTAACGTGGAAATTGTGCCACATGCACGACAGAAAGATAGCATTTCCTGTGGTGTATACTGTTTGAAA TTTGCAGAGTGCCTTATTTTGGAAAAACAAGAGGTGCCAATAACTTTAACAACATCAAGCGTTACAACCTACAGAGaggaaattgttaaaaaattgctTGAAGAGGGAG GTCAAGAACGATGGTGCAATAGCGTATGTCGAGTATGTGGAAAGGCAGAGGGTCCTAAAGTACAAGGAAAACCAACTGATGCGTGG GTTTGCTGCGATACTTGCTTACCAGCCAGGTGGTATCATCAGCAGTGTTTACACAAGTCGTTAAGAAAATCGTACAGTAATTTCCCATTTAATTGTGATATGCTGCAAGTCGCTCCTCCGGAATTTAATGAGAAGTTGTGGACtgtacaaaaaaatgaaaaagtggaGGTACTTGTCATAAAAGACGAAGATATTAAT aataacCAAGACACCGGTACAGTCAAG AAGAACGTAAATGAAGTTGATGAGGGCTGCTTCGttataaaaaggaaaaacaatTACATGAGGAAATGTGCCGGGTGTGGCGGAGATTTCACAGGCACAGATGTGTGTGTCATGACAACAGAATTGAGATTATTAAGAGGAGAATAG
- the LOC130631220 gene encoding uncharacterized protein LOC130631220 isoform X2 — MSIKEMLIDEATILDHDYACEYPVKNIIEKEGRLIADVTDEISDEDIIRCVSEPTTEFNNKEQADGTYSATGLNIKAEEKQTKKIDNDEMEMYSNTNGVCFCAATVHEQMVALKSVETKKIVLSLFPEFGSTPVTDVLLKEALHSSVNDEVIYTYLCILSRQSKHKSVKIITPGEMSLIFDEPASKMKQRDITKYDQIIGCRCSGYHWTLSVVIPSASTIIYFNPLGELPEEIVMVEQQWNSYLAAKYQIEDNFNVEIVPHARQKDSISCGVYCLKFAECLILEKQEVPITLTTSSVTTYREEIVKKLLEEGGQERWCNSVCRVCGKAEGPKVQGKPTDAWVCCDTCLPARWYHQQCLHKSLRKSYSNFPFNCDMLQVAPPEFNEKLWTVQKNEKVEVLVIKDEDINNNQDTGTVKKNVNEVDEGCFVIKRKNNYMRKCAGCGGDFTGTDVCVMTTELRLLRGE, encoded by the exons ATGTCTATTAAAGAAATGCTGATAGATGAAG CTACCATTCTCGACCATGACTATGCTTGCGAATAtccagttaaaaatattatagaaaaag AAGGGCGTTTAATAGCTGATGTCACAGATGAAATATCTGATGAAGATATTATAAGATGCG tttCTGAACCAACAACAGAATTTAACAACAAGGAACAGGCTGATGGTACTTATAGCG CTACTGGCCTAAATATCAAAGCTGAAGAGAAGCAGACAAAAAAGATCGATAACG ATGAAATGGAAATGTATTCGAACACAAATGGGGTGTGTTTTTGTGCAGCAACGGTTCATGAAC AAATGGTTGCGTTGAAATCAGTggaaacaaagaaaattgttCTCAGCCTGTTTCCTGAATTTGGAAGTACTCCGGTAACAGATGTTTTACTAAAGGAAGCTCTGCATAGCTCTGTAAATGACGAAGTCATATACACCTATTTGTGTATTCTTTCCCGGCAAAGTAAACATAAG AGTGTAAAGATTATTACTCCAGGCGAGATGTCTCTGATTTTTGATGAACCAgcgtcaaaaatgaaacag CGTGATATAACAAAATACGATCAAATTATTGGTTGTCGTTGTTCAGGATACCACTGGACGCTTTCG GTTGTTATTCCATCTGCTTCAACCATAATTTACTTTAACCCACTCGGTGAATTACCTGAAGAAATTGTAATGGTTGAACAGCAATGGAA TTCTTATCTTGCGGCGAAATATCAAATAGAAGATAACTTTAACGTGGAAATTGTGCCACATGCACGACAGAAAGATAGCATTTCCTGTGGTGTATACTGTTTGAAA TTTGCAGAGTGCCTTATTTTGGAAAAACAAGAGGTGCCAATAACTTTAACAACATCAAGCGTTACAACCTACAGAGaggaaattgttaaaaaattgctTGAAGAGGGAG GTCAAGAACGATGGTGCAATAGCGTATGTCGAGTATGTGGAAAGGCAGAGGGTCCTAAAGTACAAGGAAAACCAACTGATGCGTGG GTTTGCTGCGATACTTGCTTACCAGCCAGGTGGTATCATCAGCAGTGTTTACACAAGTCGTTAAGAAAATCGTACAGTAATTTCCCATTTAATTGTGATATGCTGCAAGTCGCTCCTCCGGAATTTAATGAGAAGTTGTGGACtgtacaaaaaaatgaaaaagtggaGGTACTTGTCATAAAAGACGAAGATATTAAT aataacCAAGACACCGGTACAGTCAAG AAGAACGTAAATGAAGTTGATGAGGGCTGCTTCGttataaaaaggaaaaacaatTACATGAGGAAATGTGCCGGGTGTGGCGGAGATTTCACAGGCACAGATGTGTGTGTCATGACAACAGAATTGAGATTATTAAGAGGAGAATAG